A stretch of Ammospiza caudacuta isolate bAmmCau1 chromosome 18, bAmmCau1.pri, whole genome shotgun sequence DNA encodes these proteins:
- the PHETA1 gene encoding sesquipedalian-1 produces the protein MKLNERSLAFYATCDSPADNCGFLYKRGERHTAYHRRWFVLKGNMLFYFEERDSREPVGVIVLEGCNVELCDSAENFAFAIRFGGSKSRTYVLAAESQEAMESWVKSLSRASFDYMRLVVRELEKQLQEMSRGLPGGCSQDAPDPRKPKPSGLEQCRERLPALPAVPPKENGCAVWNNVLEAEERPPDTSGHDEEGAPRPPPLPPRRRVSNGSGTASAVAQSPSTFCRLHEQYSREVARLRQDWQQKRRGSQP, from the coding sequence ATGAAGCTGAACGAGCGCAGCTTGGCCTTCTACGCCACCTGCGACTCCCCGGCCGACAACTGCGGCTTCCTCTACAAGCGCGGCGAGCGGCACACGGCCTATCACCGCCGCTGGTTCGTGCTCAAGGGAAACATGCTCTTCTACTTCGAGGAGCGCGACAGCCGGGAGCCCGTGGGCGTCATCGTGCTGGAGGGCTGCAATGTGGAGCTCTGCGATTCGGCCGAGAACTTCGCCTTCGCCATCCGCTTCGGCGGCAGCAAGTCCCGCACCTACGTGCTGGCGGCGGAGAGCCAGGAGGCCATGGAGTCGTGGGTGAAGTCGCTGTCCCGAGCCAGCTTTGACTACATGCGGCTGGTGGTGCGggagctggagaagcagctgcaggagatgaGCCGGGGGCTGCCCGGGGGATGCTCCCAGGACGCTCCCGACCCTCGGAAGCCGAAGCCGTCGGGGCTGGAGCAGTGCCGGGAGCGGCTGCCGGCTCTGCCCGCTGTCCCGCCGAAGGAGAACGGCTGTGCGGTGTGGAACAACGTGCTGGAGGCCGAGGAGCGGCCGCCCGACACCTCTGGGCACGATGAGGAGGgggcgccgcggccgccgccgctgccgccccgcCGGAGGGTGTCGAACGGCAGCGGGACAGCGAGCGCTGTGGCACAGAGCCCGTCCACGTTCTGCCGCCTCCACGAGCAGTACAGCCGGGAGGTGGCCCGGCTGCGGCAGGACTGGCAGCAGAAGCGGCGtggctcccagccctga